In a single window of the Labeo rohita strain BAU-BD-2019 chromosome 23, IGBB_LRoh.1.0, whole genome shotgun sequence genome:
- the atf7a gene encoding cyclic AMP-dependent transcription factor ATF-7a isoform X3: protein MGDDKPFVCNAPGCGQRFTNEDHLAVHKHKHEMTLKFGPARTDSVIIADQTPTPTRFLKNCEEVGLFNELASSFEQEFPKGHEDEDKRAKNPLPAPNSGALDMSLQTPSDIKVKEEDPVEVDSSPPASPDSISSMSDSSKEPDSPQKPAVSSAPTPAIVRPGSLPLHLGYDGLHPTMPSPTSVITHTPPSNRTLGSPTVPYPMMMLPNGQTVPVLPGPMQMPSVISLARPLCMVPNIPGIPGPPLGGSSSGSSSPSGYNPHNEAKMRLKAALSQQTPAAQGCLGVAMGSSAMVPQRVEQSQLLVQHPDAPSPAQPQVSPAQPTGGRRRRTADDDPDERRQRFLERNRAAASRCRQKRKLWVNSLEKKAEELTSINVSLSNEVSHLRNEVAHLKQLLLAHKDCPVTNLQKKAAYLGEEHMKETSEPTGSPAPVIQHSSLAPSPSSAVGPNGLNSRAAAEAVAMSVLAGMGSQRGESGGPSHVIMATQSHPSSR, encoded by the exons AGGTTTACTAATGAGGACCACCTGGCTGtccataaacacaaacatgaaaTGACGCTGAAGTTTGGACCCGCTAGAACTGACTCAGTCATCATTGCAG ACCAGACGCCGACTCCCACTCGTTTCCTGAAAAACTGTGAAGAGGTGGGCCTGTTCAATGAGCTGGCCAGCTCGTTCGAGCAGGAGTTCCCCAAGGGCCATGAAGATGAGGACAAGAGGGCCAAGAACCCG tTGCCTGCTCCTAATTCAGGAGCACTTGACATGAGTTTGCAGACGCCTTCAGACATTAAGGTGAAGGAGGAAGACCCTGTGGAGGTGGACTCTTCTCCGCCTGCCAGCCCTGACTCCATCTCCAGCATGTCAGATAGCAGCAAAGAGCCT GATTCTCCTCAAAAGCCTGCCGTCAGTTCGGCTCCCACCCCTGCAATAGTGCGTCCTGGCTCCCTCCCACTGCACCTGGGTTATGACGGCCTGCACCCCACCATGCCCTCCCCTACCTCTGTCATCACACACACCCCGCCATCCAACCGCACACTGGG ATCTCCCACAGTGCCGTACCCAATGATGATGCTTCCAAATGGTCAAACAGTTCCTGTGCTTCCAGGTCCTATGCAGATGCCCTCTGTAATATCT CTGGCGAGGCCCCTGTGTATGGTGCCCAACATTCCAGGAATTCCCGGACCTCCACTAGGAGGCAGCAGCAGCGGCTCGTCTTCACCCTCTGGTTATAACCCCCACAATGAGGCAAAGATG AGGTTGAAGGCAGCATTATCTCAGCAGACACCCGCAGCTCAGGGTTGTCTTGGTGTGGCGATGGGGTCCAGTGCGATGGTCCCTCAGAGGGTGGAGCAAAGCCAGCTGCTGGTCCAGCATCCAGATGCCCCATCCCCTGCTCAGCCACAG GTGTCACCCGCTCAACCCACCGGAGGTCGCAGGCGGAGGACGGCTGATGACGACCCTGATGAGAGGAGGCAACGCTTCCTGGAGAGGAACCGAGCGGCAGCTTCTCGTTGCAGGCAGAAACGCAAGCTGTGGGTCAACTCTCTGGAGAAGAAGGCTGAGGAGCTCACCTCTATCAACGTCTCGCTGTCG AATGAGGTGTCCCATCTACGAAACGAAGTTGCTCATCTGAAGCAGTTGCTGTTAGCCCATAAAGACTGTCCCGTCACCAACCTCCAAAAGAAAGCCGCCTATTTGG GAGAGGAGCACATGAAAGAGACGTCGGAGCCCACGGGCTCCCCGGCACCGGTCATTCAGCACAGCTCTCTGGCCCCCAGCCCCTCGTCCGCAGTAGGGCCCAACGGCCTGAACTCCCGCGCCGCGGCTGAGGCGGTGGCCATGTCGGTGTTGGCGGGGATGGGCAGTCAGCGCGGGGAGAGCGGCGGGCCGTCACATGTCATCATGGCTACACAGTCCCACCCATCCAGCAGATGA
- the atf7a gene encoding cyclic AMP-dependent transcription factor ATF-7a isoform X2: MGDDKPFVCNAPGCGQRFTNEDHLAVHKHKHEMTLKFGPARTDSVIIADQTPTPTRFLKNCEEVGLFNELASSFEQEFPKGHEDEDKRAKNPLPAPNSGALDMSLQTPSDIKVKEEDPVEVDSSPPASPDSISSMSDSSKEPVSRGKDSPQKPAVSSAPTPAIVRPGSLPLHLGYDGLHPTMPSPTSVITHTPPSNRTLGSPTVPYPMMMLPNGQTVPVLPGPMQMPSVISLARPLCMVPNIPGIPGPPLGGSSSGSSSPSGYNPHNEAKMRLKAALSQQTPAAQGCLGVAMGSSAMVPQRVEQSQLLVQHPDAPSPAQPQVSPAQPTGGRRRRTADDDPDERRQRFLERNRAAASRCRQKRKLWVNSLEKKAEELTSINVSLSNEVSHLRNEVAHLKQLLLAHKDCPVTNLQKKAAYLGEEHMKETSEPTGSPAPVIQHSSLAPSPSSAVGPNGLNSRAAAEAVAMSVLAGMGSQRGESGGPSHVIMATQSHPSSR; the protein is encoded by the exons AGGTTTACTAATGAGGACCACCTGGCTGtccataaacacaaacatgaaaTGACGCTGAAGTTTGGACCCGCTAGAACTGACTCAGTCATCATTGCAG ACCAGACGCCGACTCCCACTCGTTTCCTGAAAAACTGTGAAGAGGTGGGCCTGTTCAATGAGCTGGCCAGCTCGTTCGAGCAGGAGTTCCCCAAGGGCCATGAAGATGAGGACAAGAGGGCCAAGAACCCG tTGCCTGCTCCTAATTCAGGAGCACTTGACATGAGTTTGCAGACGCCTTCAGACATTAAGGTGAAGGAGGAAGACCCTGTGGAGGTGGACTCTTCTCCGCCTGCCAGCCCTGACTCCATCTCCAGCATGTCAGATAGCAGCAAAGAGCCTGTAAGCAGAGGAAAG GATTCTCCTCAAAAGCCTGCCGTCAGTTCGGCTCCCACCCCTGCAATAGTGCGTCCTGGCTCCCTCCCACTGCACCTGGGTTATGACGGCCTGCACCCCACCATGCCCTCCCCTACCTCTGTCATCACACACACCCCGCCATCCAACCGCACACTGGG ATCTCCCACAGTGCCGTACCCAATGATGATGCTTCCAAATGGTCAAACAGTTCCTGTGCTTCCAGGTCCTATGCAGATGCCCTCTGTAATATCT CTGGCGAGGCCCCTGTGTATGGTGCCCAACATTCCAGGAATTCCCGGACCTCCACTAGGAGGCAGCAGCAGCGGCTCGTCTTCACCCTCTGGTTATAACCCCCACAATGAGGCAAAGATG AGGTTGAAGGCAGCATTATCTCAGCAGACACCCGCAGCTCAGGGTTGTCTTGGTGTGGCGATGGGGTCCAGTGCGATGGTCCCTCAGAGGGTGGAGCAAAGCCAGCTGCTGGTCCAGCATCCAGATGCCCCATCCCCTGCTCAGCCACAG GTGTCACCCGCTCAACCCACCGGAGGTCGCAGGCGGAGGACGGCTGATGACGACCCTGATGAGAGGAGGCAACGCTTCCTGGAGAGGAACCGAGCGGCAGCTTCTCGTTGCAGGCAGAAACGCAAGCTGTGGGTCAACTCTCTGGAGAAGAAGGCTGAGGAGCTCACCTCTATCAACGTCTCGCTGTCG AATGAGGTGTCCCATCTACGAAACGAAGTTGCTCATCTGAAGCAGTTGCTGTTAGCCCATAAAGACTGTCCCGTCACCAACCTCCAAAAGAAAGCCGCCTATTTGG GAGAGGAGCACATGAAAGAGACGTCGGAGCCCACGGGCTCCCCGGCACCGGTCATTCAGCACAGCTCTCTGGCCCCCAGCCCCTCGTCCGCAGTAGGGCCCAACGGCCTGAACTCCCGCGCCGCGGCTGAGGCGGTGGCCATGTCGGTGTTGGCGGGGATGGGCAGTCAGCGCGGGGAGAGCGGCGGGCCGTCACATGTCATCATGGCTACACAGTCCCACCCATCCAGCAGATGA
- the LOC127154923 gene encoding glycerophosphodiester phosphodiesterase domain-containing protein 5-like, translated as MLNFYKSVVLKRQAHLQSGQLASAEEYGLIWITSDLLSVAIVIDIFIFQKWKISGMRSYNPEQIMLSNVVHRPSRDVNLMKEKLIFSEINNGVGSTDELSAYTGNGLGAYAHDDIMTPARHTAKL; from the exons atgctaaatttctacaaatctgttgtGTTGAAGAGACAAGCTCATCTACAATCTGGACAGCTTGCAAG TGCAGAAGAATATGGCCTGATATGGATCACCTCAGATTTATTATCTGTGGCGATTGTCATCGACATCTTCATATTTCAGAA GTGGAAGATTAGTGGTATGCGCAGCTACAACCCTGAGCAGATCATGCTAAGCAATGTAGTACATCGGCCGAGTCGTGACGTCAACTTAATGAAGGAGAAACTTATCTTCTCAG AGATCAACAACGGTGTTGGGAGCACAGATGAGCTCTCCGCATACACAGGAAACGGACTGGGCGCGTATGCACACGATGACATCATGACACCCGCACGTCACACAGCGAAACTTTAG
- the atf7a gene encoding cyclic AMP-dependent transcription factor ATF-7a isoform X1, translating into MFSSSLPQLHCKAFAKMGDDKPFVCNAPGCGQRFTNEDHLAVHKHKHEMTLKFGPARTDSVIIADQTPTPTRFLKNCEEVGLFNELASSFEQEFPKGHEDEDKRAKNPLPAPNSGALDMSLQTPSDIKVKEEDPVEVDSSPPASPDSISSMSDSSKEPVSRGKDSPQKPAVSSAPTPAIVRPGSLPLHLGYDGLHPTMPSPTSVITHTPPSNRTLGSPTVPYPMMMLPNGQTVPVLPGPMQMPSVISLARPLCMVPNIPGIPGPPLGGSSSGSSSPSGYNPHNEAKMRLKAALSQQTPAAQGCLGVAMGSSAMVPQRVEQSQLLVQHPDAPSPAQPQVSPAQPTGGRRRRTADDDPDERRQRFLERNRAAASRCRQKRKLWVNSLEKKAEELTSINVSLSNEVSHLRNEVAHLKQLLLAHKDCPVTNLQKKAAYLGEEHMKETSEPTGSPAPVIQHSSLAPSPSSAVGPNGLNSRAAAEAVAMSVLAGMGSQRGESGGPSHVIMATQSHPSSR; encoded by the exons AGGTTTACTAATGAGGACCACCTGGCTGtccataaacacaaacatgaaaTGACGCTGAAGTTTGGACCCGCTAGAACTGACTCAGTCATCATTGCAG ACCAGACGCCGACTCCCACTCGTTTCCTGAAAAACTGTGAAGAGGTGGGCCTGTTCAATGAGCTGGCCAGCTCGTTCGAGCAGGAGTTCCCCAAGGGCCATGAAGATGAGGACAAGAGGGCCAAGAACCCG tTGCCTGCTCCTAATTCAGGAGCACTTGACATGAGTTTGCAGACGCCTTCAGACATTAAGGTGAAGGAGGAAGACCCTGTGGAGGTGGACTCTTCTCCGCCTGCCAGCCCTGACTCCATCTCCAGCATGTCAGATAGCAGCAAAGAGCCTGTAAGCAGAGGAAAG GATTCTCCTCAAAAGCCTGCCGTCAGTTCGGCTCCCACCCCTGCAATAGTGCGTCCTGGCTCCCTCCCACTGCACCTGGGTTATGACGGCCTGCACCCCACCATGCCCTCCCCTACCTCTGTCATCACACACACCCCGCCATCCAACCGCACACTGGG ATCTCCCACAGTGCCGTACCCAATGATGATGCTTCCAAATGGTCAAACAGTTCCTGTGCTTCCAGGTCCTATGCAGATGCCCTCTGTAATATCT CTGGCGAGGCCCCTGTGTATGGTGCCCAACATTCCAGGAATTCCCGGACCTCCACTAGGAGGCAGCAGCAGCGGCTCGTCTTCACCCTCTGGTTATAACCCCCACAATGAGGCAAAGATG AGGTTGAAGGCAGCATTATCTCAGCAGACACCCGCAGCTCAGGGTTGTCTTGGTGTGGCGATGGGGTCCAGTGCGATGGTCCCTCAGAGGGTGGAGCAAAGCCAGCTGCTGGTCCAGCATCCAGATGCCCCATCCCCTGCTCAGCCACAG GTGTCACCCGCTCAACCCACCGGAGGTCGCAGGCGGAGGACGGCTGATGACGACCCTGATGAGAGGAGGCAACGCTTCCTGGAGAGGAACCGAGCGGCAGCTTCTCGTTGCAGGCAGAAACGCAAGCTGTGGGTCAACTCTCTGGAGAAGAAGGCTGAGGAGCTCACCTCTATCAACGTCTCGCTGTCG AATGAGGTGTCCCATCTACGAAACGAAGTTGCTCATCTGAAGCAGTTGCTGTTAGCCCATAAAGACTGTCCCGTCACCAACCTCCAAAAGAAAGCCGCCTATTTGG GAGAGGAGCACATGAAAGAGACGTCGGAGCCCACGGGCTCCCCGGCACCGGTCATTCAGCACAGCTCTCTGGCCCCCAGCCCCTCGTCCGCAGTAGGGCCCAACGGCCTGAACTCCCGCGCCGCGGCTGAGGCGGTGGCCATGTCGGTGTTGGCGGGGATGGGCAGTCAGCGCGGGGAGAGCGGCGGGCCGTCACATGTCATCATGGCTACACAGTCCCACCCATCCAGCAGATGA